ACAATCTCCGCGAAATCACCCTTAAATCGCTGCGTGATCAAGTCACAATCTTGATGCAAGACGCCAAGCTCTTCAACAAAACCGTCCGCGAAAACATCGGCTTCGGTAAAGTCGATGCCACCGAGGAGGAAATCATTAACGCCGCCAAGCTGGCGCATGCGCATGATTTCATCATACAAATGCCGGAGGGCTACGACACCGTGATCGAAGAAGGCGGCGAAAATCTTTCCGGCGGCCAGCGGCAGCGCCTCAACATCGCGCGCGCCATTATTCGCAACACCCCGATTTTGATTTTGGATGAGCCGGCCACCGCATTGGACGCCAAAGCCGAGGCGCAAATTCACGAAGCCCTGGATGAGCTGACGAATCGGAGAACAACGTTCATCATCGCGCACAAATTTTCCACCATTGCCAACGCGGATAAAATTTTAGTGCTGGAAGCGGGCAAGCTCGCAGCCTATGGCACGCACGAAGAATTGCTGCGCACGAATCGGGAATATCGTGAGCTTTACGAGTTGCAGCAACGGCCGCCGCTGGAAGCGGCAACCGCAGCCCTCATGAGTGAAAACGAAACCGCGGTTTTGCGTGAAGAGCAGGCCGTGGCGAGTTAGCCTTTGCATTTCATAATGGCAGAGAAATGTTGGATAGAAAAATTTTTAAAAGCGGCATGGCAAAATAATTTGACGGCAGAATGATTTAAAATTATTCTGGTCAAATAATCCTGCCTAATGCTTCTCAATAATTTTGTCTGAAGTCGTTTTGCTTTCTCAAAAGTTTTTGAGCAAGCACTCTTCATCACCTTAAGCAACTTGAGCACGCGCAACTTTGGATATGGAGATCATCATGTCAACACCTTCGTACAACAGCCGGCTGGGCTTGTTCGACGACCCCACGCTTCCATTAGTTGCTACGGTCATGGATGTCAACGCCATGCCGGAGCAATTCACGCGCTATTTGCACGCTTCGGGCGTCGATCCCAAATGGCAAGTGATGAAATGCGCCATTGAAAAAGTCTACTATCGGCCGGGAAAGCATTGCGGCGTGCTCTATCGTCTGGCGCTCCGTCACGTTTCCGGCGCCGAAACCGACGAATGGATTTATGGCCGCACGGTGCCCGCCGGTACCGAAGAAGAACGCTTTGAAAAAGCGCTGGCCGGGCTTAAACCAACGCCCTCAGCGCATGAGTTTTTGCGGCCCTTGCCGCCCATTAGCTTTTGGCGCGATTTGAACATGATTCTCTGGGTTTTTCCGCAGGATCCGGATTTGGAAACGCTGCCGCAGTCCGTGGATTCGGCTTATGTCCGCCAACAAGTTGAAGCCAATCTCGAGGCCTTCGGCGTGTCTGCCAACGGCTCGGCAGCCCAATGGCGTTGCCCCGAATTCTATTACGATCGCATCAAATTCATGCCGAGCAAACGCTGCGTCTTGCGCTATCACGTCAATCTGCTCGACCCGTCCGGCAAATCACACGAAAAAACGTTCTACTGCAAAATTTATAATAATGGGAATAGCCGCTACCATTTTGACATGCTCAAATCGGCTTACGAGCAATTGACCGTGAAGAGTGCGGCTGTCAACATTCCCCGCCCGCTGCTGCACTTTGACGGTTTGCACACGTTCTGGCAGGAAGAGTGGCCGGGACATGCTTTGCTCGATGTCATTGATCAATATGATTGGCAGGATATTTTCCGGCGCGTCGCTTTGGTTCTGGCCTCGTTCCATCGCAGCCCGGCCAATGGCTTCGATGCCGCTCCTAATCTCAACGAGGTTTTGGAGAAAGCCGATGAAGACGCGGCGAAGCTGCTCAGATTGTGGCCGCAACAGCAGGCGTTGGTGAGCCGCGTGCTCGAGCTGTTGCACGCGACGAAGCCTGTTTTTGACAAACAGGAAATGCCGGCTGTGCCGATTCACGGCGCCTGTCGGATCGAACAAATGCTGGCGCGCGGCAACGAGCTGGCGCTGGTGGATTTCGATGCGGTGACGTTGGGCGATCCGATTCACGATGTCGCCGAGCTGATTGCCTCTTTGCAGTACATGGGATTGACGCGCGGCCTGGACAGCGAACGCATTGCCGTTGCCTCTGAGGCGTTTTATCGCAGCTACGCCGAGCAAGTGCCTTGGGCGTGCGACCGCCGCCGTATCGGCTGGTATGCTCTGGCTTTTTTGATGACGAAATTCTATTCCTCCACCAAAAATCTTGAGCGCCGCGCTTTGCAGCAAATCGAAACGGCCGGCAAAGCCATTTGCGAAGATTGGCTCAACACCGTTGGCGCGATGTAAATCGTCACAGCCTTTGACTCACAACACGAACGAAAATTATTATGACAAACGGCACGATTCATGACCATAAGCTGCCGCAATTGCAGCAGGCAACCGACACTAAAATCATGGCGGCGGCATTCGAGGACTATTTTCGCAACCAATATCCCAGCCGCGGCTTGAAAGTAAATGATTGCCAAATCAGCCGATTGCAGCACCGGCCGGGCAAAGAGTGCAACATCACTTATCGCTTGTCCGGTCACGATCGCGACCGCCGTTCGTACGATCAATGGATTTTTGCCAAGATGTCGGCCAACGGCGAAAATCATAAAGCG
The window above is part of the Cytophagia bacterium CHB2 genome. Proteins encoded here:
- a CDS encoding aminoglycoside phosphotransferase family protein, whose product is MDMEIIMSTPSYNSRLGLFDDPTLPLVATVMDVNAMPEQFTRYLHASGVDPKWQVMKCAIEKVYYRPGKHCGVLYRLALRHVSGAETDEWIYGRTVPAGTEEERFEKALAGLKPTPSAHEFLRPLPPISFWRDLNMILWVFPQDPDLETLPQSVDSAYVRQQVEANLEAFGVSANGSAAQWRCPEFYYDRIKFMPSKRCVLRYHVNLLDPSGKSHEKTFYCKIYNNGNSRYHFDMLKSAYEQLTVKSAAVNIPRPLLHFDGLHTFWQEEWPGHALLDVIDQYDWQDIFRRVALVLASFHRSPANGFDAAPNLNEVLEKADEDAAKLLRLWPQQQALVSRVLELLHATKPVFDKQEMPAVPIHGACRIEQMLARGNELALVDFDAVTLGDPIHDVAELIASLQYMGLTRGLDSERIAVASEAFYRSYAEQVPWACDRRRIGWYALAFLMTKFYSSTKNLERRALQQIETAGKAICEDWLNTVGAM
- a CDS encoding ATP-binding cassette domain-containing protein, with the translated sequence NLREITLKSLRDQVTILMQDAKLFNKTVRENIGFGKVDATEEEIINAAKLAHAHDFIIQMPEGYDTVIEEGGENLSGGQRQRLNIARAIIRNTPILILDEPATALDAKAEAQIHEALDELTNRRTTFIIAHKFSTIANADKILVLEAGKLAAYGTHEELLRTNREYRELYELQQRPPLEAATAALMSENETAVLREEQAVAS